Sequence from the Rhinatrema bivittatum chromosome 6, aRhiBiv1.1, whole genome shotgun sequence genome:
AGCAGCCATTCTAGCAATACATGATTGGCAATTAAAATAGCAGCTAGCTGGCTGCagggataataataataataataatttttggatttgcatcccacctttccaaatgatgctcaaggcagcttacagcattattagaattcaggcACAATAAATCCctgccccaaagggcttacaatctgacaGGATCGATGCACCCATCTGAACGTTAAGAAACCGGGCACTggttttcagtgcacatttttaacgCCTAGATtaatttgttggtttttttttttaactcccggtgcagtaagctaatgaaatgcaaatgcatcgggagtttaaaaaagtACATTAAGAATAAAATGTGTGTTTGGCACAGGTccaacgcacattttaactcgggggggggggggggggagagagaagcttCTCTGACAGGCTATAAGTGACGCCCGCTGCCGCCACTATCCTGggtaagtcagtacttatccacgGACATTTTTACACTTTTTCTTAAAAACGTTTCCCCCCCTTTTGTAGGCGTTTTAAATGCCCACGcagtagcgctggaaacttaactttcGGAGTTAAATTTACGGTGTTAAAAAAGGCACATTGGCCAGGTGCGGTCTGTCTGCATCGGGGAGTGccgcttaatgccctcatttgcatgggatttccatgcgagggccgCTAAGCTGTACTCCCATTTAGAAACGCGCATTTTCTGCACGTGAAACTCCGTGGTGAATGGGGAGTACGTTTTGTGCTCCGAAAATGCACGttgaagtgcaggcagaaaggtgcatttGGCTGAGTtcacctttctgcatcggcccataagtgacttgcccaaaatcaGAAGGAAAGTCAGTAAGGGACGTGGGCTTTAAATCCTGATTATcagcccagtgctctaaccactaggccacgcCTTCTCTCCACTGTTCTCCTAATATGAGGTCCATGTAATTTTTATTcacatcagctttttttttttaaatcatatacaTTTCCTGTACTGCTGATTGTGGGATCTGAGCAAGATGAGTGGATTATTACAGATTCACAAGCAGATCAAATGTAACAAGGGCGGAGGTAGCTGTAGCTTTCCTGTCAACTTTAAATGTATTTCTAACGTAGTCAACAGGAGGGATTCAAAAACAGCCGGCCTCGCCTCCTGGTGAGCCTTCTCCAAAGAAGTCTAGAACGAGCACGTTCAGCTCGCCTAATGTTTCCCCACAAAACCCGAAAGCAAAGGAACTTGTAGGGTCCAAACTAGCAGATCAGTCCATTAAACTGGAACGGTCTGGCAGCAAAGCTTTGGAGATGAAATTATCGTATCCTAGAGAGAACGCAGGGTTCGTTTTATAAGGCAGGGCTGAATAAGCATTGATGTCAGGTGCCTCCAGGTCGCAAGGAGCAAGCTAAGCCAGCCGGGATCTTCATCCCACCCGCAGGCGGGCACTCCTAGTGCTGCTTTACCTAGAGAAACCGCGATTTCAAGTCTGCGCATACTTTAGAGAAAAACCAGCACTGGCTTAGTCTGTCCATTATGATGTAGAATCATCCAGCGACCGTAAATATCGGTCACATGAGCAAGCGATCTTTATTAAAACAAGCACAAgtcctattttttttaatccatctTTTTTGTTCTTCTTGTGCTAACAGAAGACTTCACTGCACCAGGAACTATATCCACATGCACTTGTTTGCATCTTTTATGCTGCGCGCCGTGCTGGTCTTCGTCCGAGACGGCGTTCTCTTTTCCGCCGAGGACATTCACCACTGCAGTTCCTACCCGGTACAGTACTCGATCCCCTTTAAACCTCTCCCCGGGACAGTTTCGTAGGCGAGAGGTAAAGAAATGCAGTAGCTTGACGGGAAAGGTTCCTGTTCTGTCCTCTGTGGATTTCTCCCTAGTCACCAAATGGTAAGAAAAGTCGTCGTTGCCGCCCCAGGGCACTGCATCGATCGGCATTTTTCTGCCCTTCTGGGATGTTCGTGTTCCTGGCAAAGAGCCAGAACATGAACTCTCAGCACCCGAATTAATTGGCCAGTTCAGCCTGGGACTACCAGCCAATTCCATGTCACGACAGCCATGCTGAGTCAGTCCGGAGTTTGCCCGTTTGCATCTATGGACCGGAGAACGGCGGCTTGCTTTTGGCGCAGAGCTTGCCGGCAATCCCAAATTCAGCTAGCAAGGGTGGTGCATCAGGAGGCTGTCTGGCTGGCAGAAAAGTTTGTCCCTGCGAAGCAGTCATTGTCCTCACGGGCTCAGCTCCTCTCCGTTTGTGTGCCATTAGCAGCAGTTGTAGgctctgaatccagccactaggtggtGTTGTTATGTAAGGATTGAATCCCCCCCCAGCCagtggctgtgaatgctgcctctgcaacccCATCTGGCCCATGGAGTAGAGTATTGACCCGGGAATGCAATCCAAGCCTCCTGCGGGCTGGCCCAGTTTGTGTTATCGTGCATCCAGAAGAATGAACACGGATTGAAACAGCCCCCTAAGTGCTTTTTGACACTTCTTGTCTGGTGCTAATTAAAATTGAAATTTTCTCTGCGATGGGGTTACCAACTGGACGGTATTTGACCGGTTTCCTTAAAAGAGGGCCAGCAACTGGCAGAATGAGAAAACCAGCCTATGTAAGTCCAGTTTTCTGCCGTCGGCCGGCCTCCAGACCGACACAGACTCCTTCTCTCCTGCCTGGCAGACCTTGATTTTGTAATCTGGGGCTGCTGCGAGCCCACGCTGGTCCTGTCTCCCAGCAGGAGGAGGCGAGGCCGCTGTGGGGACCCGGGAGAGGGGCGAGTGCCCACTCTGGCCTCGCTCACGTGCGCCTTCCTAAGTTAATTCTGCTGTAGCCGCCGTTCAGATCAGGCTCGGAGCAGACCTAGATTACAAAAATCAAAGGTCATTGGCGTTGAGATGCTGGGCCTGCAGCATGGCATTCATGTCAGAGGGGTAGGGGGCATGGCACTGATGTCAGAGGAGAGGAGTGAAGCATGTGGCCAGGTTATTTctggtggggaggtgggggtacaGTTGCTTTAATCCTTTTTCTGCTTTCTACCCTCTCCATGGTCCTGTGCAGGCAACTGTACTTGTCCGAGCCTTAGTTTACCCAGGCCAAATTGAGCAATAACAAAATGATAACACTGTGCTTGTCCTCTTCTCTCGAGCTGAAACTGTCATGGTAGTCCAGAAAGGTGGGCGAGGCCAGGTCTGAAAGTTCTGTGATTGCAGGGCCCGCTGGCCCATTTTTTGGCGGGTTCAACAGTCTCTGCATAACTCCAGATTGATAAATAATCCACAGGCATTGTCGAGCTCCTTTCCGGGTGCAGCGTGACGGCtcccttttactttttttgttttgttttggttttcccaGGCTGGCTGCAAGCTCGTCATGATCCTCTTTCAGTACTGCATTATGGCTAATTACAGCTGGCTGCTGGTAGAAGGGCTGTACCTTCACACCCTCCTCGTCGTCTCCTTCTTCTCTGAGCGGAAGTACTTCTGGTGGTACATTGCTCTAGGATGGGGTGCGTTTcatattccttccttccttccatggACGCAGGCGCTGCCGTTTCATTTATTGGTTTTGCACATGAATTGTGGTTTTTGTTTCGTTTCAGGGTTCCCATTGGTGTTTATCGTAGCGTGGTCCGTATGCAGGCACCTGTACGAAGACAAAGGGTAAATATGTCATTCCATATCGATTGTGAATAAACTGAATTGTAAGTACCTACAACAGCTCCTATTATCACATATCTCTGGAAACTGTTAGTGGTTACTGGCGTTGTTATTCTTTGTAGAATCTATGTCTGCTTTTCTACATCCATTCTTTGCCTTGGATGGGAAAGGCAGAAAAGGTCTGAAAAGATCCTGAAAtggaagttttaaaaaatatatatatttatcaacATTTCTTTGTTCTGCGTGTTTTCACTCTGTTTCTGCCAGTGGTTTGTTTATCAAACCTCTGGAAATCCTGTGACGTCGCAGACCCTTTTGTGACGTGTGGGGTGGTTTGCTGCATGGCATTCTGGGACCATTTTCCCTGCAGGCTGCTAAAGGGTCAGTTATTCCAGAATTGCTACAGGACTGACCTCCCTCCACGTACGGTTTTGTCCTGTTTATCTTGAAAAACCAACCTCATGCATCGCTACCCCACCTGGGGTTTCCAGCCGATTCCGTGTCATAGGAAACGGGCCCTCAGCTGGTAccattgaccgtatcaaagggcAACCACCACAGCATGGCGACTATCCAGCTCTGTGTACCAGCCATCCAGTATGATGCCAACATTAACAGACTAATAAAATCAAAAGGGTGTCGTTAACTCTGAGATGCAAGAGGCAATTAAATTACTGATTAATAAATTCAGGAGATTTGCTAATAATGCTTTGTTTACGTTTTGGGGAAGTTTGCAGGAAGGGAGTGAGAGTAGAGCAGGAGCTGAGCTCTAAGGAGCCTAATGAGCTGCCTCTTCAGAGTTGGGAATGCGGAGGTAGGAGGGCTTGCTCCATTGCCAGATAGCAATCAAAACAGCCCGGTGACACTGTAATCCGAACACTGTCCATATTCTCAGATACCTAAATATCTCAAATACAGGGAGAAGCTATGTGGCGCTTAATGGTAtgttttcaaaagcaaaaaatgaTTTGATTTGCTGAATGGGAGCTGCATtctttaaatgcaaaaaaacttCTCAGCAAGAAAGCTTTGCATGAAGTTGAACTGGTGATTTGCTAAGCCTGAAGAACCTCATAAATTAAAAGGTCTGAAGAACTCCCTCTTTCTTTTGTTCTAGGTGCTGGGACATTAACATGAATGCCAGTATTTGGTGGATTATCAGAGGACCTGTAATTATGTCCATTTTTGTAAGTTATAGcagtttaattttttatttaattttttttagaataattGCATCAAGAGCATGTTTTCAGATATTCTTAATATAATTGAAGAGCGCTGATATTTTTCTGCATTTGGAGTAATATtttgatataaataaaaatgcagcTCGAGGTGGATACAGCATAATAGCAGAAACATTTCTGAGTGGCTAAGGATCCGAGTGAAGAGGACGCACCAGAcggctggagtcagtggcacatAATCTCATTGCTGGATCCCTGATGGAAGAACTGGTCAGAGGGAAAAATGAGATTCACTGGTCATGTAGGCAGAGGGTTTAATTAGGGCATGAGAGAGgcagagggaaaaagagagaggcgGTGACATTAAACAACAGACACTATCTGGAAGCCTGGGCAAAAGTGGAACACAGAGAGAACTGGTGCAGGGTGGTGGACAACCTATGGCGATAATGAACCTGGTTGGAATGAGGTGACATGCAGGGTCGTAAGGGGATCAGGCTCTGAACTGCTGCTGttcactgttgttttttttttattatcaatgTTCTGGAGACAGTGCTAAGCAACAGGACTGCTCTTTTTGCAGGTACTTCAGGTTTCATTAATGGGATAGTGGCCTATGGCTACCTTTGCATTTCACTGCAGAATTGCTTGGGGTTGCAGAGTGGGCATTTGGGCTTCCTTTGGATTGTGGTGTAGAGACAACTGTAAGGCAGTCAGAAGCAGAGCTCACCTCCGTCTGCACCCAACTTCATCCACCATGTAACTGTGACATTGAACTCCCATTAGTCCCTGTACGCTTTGCCCCACTGCCTCTGCTGCTTCCTGTCCATGCTCCTCTGAGCTTGATCAGGTATCATCAGTGGCCCCTGTTCTCTCATGATTCCGTGGCCACGACAAGGGCCGCAAAAGCCGGCCATTACCAAGGAATTCCCCATTCCTCATGGAATCGCCATGGGAGACCAGGGGCTGGGTGAACCAgaagtggtggtagtggtggctcgCACACCTCGCCCTACACCCATCCCATGCTGATCCCAGAGTGGCATAGGAGGACAGGGCTAGCATGGTGTCCCAGGCCACGTCCTTCTCCTTTGCTGCTGGGAGTCACAGTTTCATTGTTTGAGCCTCATGGCATATTACACCAAGCCGGGATtagatgagaggggatggggagagggaattagcagagggaggaagaggttaaagtgtgaatgagtgagaggggggtgagggaggggtttaaagtgggagggagtgagagagaaggggaactggagggaggcccaggccagtggCGTTTTGTATGGGGACAATGTACAATGGTGTCAGCTTCGGTCTTCCAACACCATTTCCAATAGCAGCAgctgtggagcaggagcaagcaGGGATCGGTCGCTGCTGTCCCACCGCTGCTGCTATGAAGACATTTTCAACGAGAGGGTAAGAGAGTCAAAGGGTTTGGGGAGAATCGGGACAGGGCCCAGGATTTGGGTTTGGCTGCAGAAcaaattttgtttgtttgctttttttgttttaaagaaaaaaaacaaaaacagcaaacaaaatgaaaaaaatgtctgcAAACTGTGCTCTGCCATTGGCACGCTGGAGAAATCCACGTCAGTTCCCGTAGCTTCTGCTTCCTTCTCTGTAACAAGCTCATGCAGTTTGGGTGTGGGAAATCTATGACCAGGACATGCACTCCTGAGGCGGCTgcatgcatgggatttttttttttattttaaatttttagtaTGAAATTAGAGCATTCTTTGGAACCTTGTTTGGCAGTTGGTGTATAGTTCCAAATTGTTATGATTTTTAGTGCTGTTATCTCACTCAGAcctctcatagtaacatagtgatgtcagcagaaaaagaccaaatagtccatccagcaAGTTtctgagggtagtaactgccgcatccctacgccttctgataagggtagtaatatttacattcaaaaccaagcaactaagaaacccataacaaaattattgctaacaacatttttacaggctgagcagccttcttgataattcagacagtgttttgcttttggacttgaccatagaagcagtcctgtacttttccCCTAATGTTTGCGTATCAGTTCCCCGGATCGGAAGAGTGAGGGCCCTGCTTTGCGACCTAAACATCTTGTGGCCTCTTTGTCCTCAGTCTCTGGAAAGAGTTTTTGACCTGAAACAAggaatgagaaaaagaaaagtgtttACATCAGAGTCACAGTTGTGAAACAGCagccacatatatatatatatatctaaggaTAGGACTGGGCTGAGCAGTTTTTATAAGTGGAAAAATATTCTCAGCAGGTTAACATAAAAATCCTGCATGTGAAATTAGAGATGTGACCCAGAAAACGCAGTATGTACCCTTTACCTGAGGCTTGCTCACTGAACTGATAGAATAGGAGAAAGACCTTGATCTGGTGGATAGACTGCACTGGGTAGGTGAGAGGAGGTATGAGGGGAAAGGGATGCCATCATTAACCAATGGAGGAGGGGGGTAGTATCAACCAATCAGATGGCTCGATTGACTGacgcacctcctcctcctctcccgtCATGCAGTGGAATGGAAGTTGAACCATTCCGTTAGAGGTCGTTAAGGAAACCTTTCCCCAAAAgcacttattttaaaaattaaaaaggaggtatttattttaaagcaaccatacattttaaaatatgcaggGGACTATTTAGTAGCTGCCGTCCCAAGTGTTTCTTACTGTTTAAGACCATCACTTTGCATGGGTGTGCTTTGCCTCGCAGCCAGACCCAGACACAGCGGCAGCAGGCTGAAACGGTGAAGTCGCGCCAGCAGCAGCATTCTTTGACTTGCACGCTTGGACATGCCGATGCGGTATTGTGTGCTGAGCCTAGAGCACAGGTTAACGAGCActtggacgcgcgtccataaccccctgatgcaataaggggatcagcgcatccaaagcGCGCATTCAAACtcgcgcatagctaatagcactcatcacatgtaaattccatgtagatgagcctattagatattcccccgcaatgcaaaaaatccccatGCGCCAGAGGCCTACTTTTTAACCTGTCAAATtttatgcctgcccggagcaggcgtatAGTCTTCCTGCGCAttaagggctcaacttaaaaacaaaaaaaaactgcttttctgtggttcctcctacatagTATGGTCGCGATGTACCACAGAAAGCAATGCCAtgcaaaaaaaagtcttgacatacaaaaaaaaatttcagggtCGCACAATATATACACGCTCAGACCATGTATACTGTGCGTGagtattgtgccagtaaattagctgccACGGGATAAAACGgacaggcacttaatattaaattattcactgcttcacctactgccgattggtccattcactgtcacatttcagtgaaaggaccaatcccctttcaaatggccgtcctgaaaggggattggtccttttcactgacatttgtcagtgaaaaggaccaatcaggaacagccctgccagagggtggggagggagctctggccaggctgttgtggaggcacaggcacttctcctgggcgcccgatgcagagcACTAGATAGTTTGCGCGTCCCTTTCagtgcggcagctcatttgcctatcgCATCGAGCGTCCAGGAGAGGCAGGTAAGCGTGCGCCcactttggacgcacattttttacgCACATGATATTACTTCAGCCTGGAAATGTGCCACAGGGTGTGGTTTGTCAGGAACTCCAAAACTGGACCCTGATGATTCATCAAGCTGCAGGGGAGActggggaaggaggaaagagagaggcaaACAAAAATggcttatttgtttttttctacccacacttttttgttttgcagctcaatttcatttttttcgtaAGAATTCTCAGGATATTGATCAAAAAACTCAGGACTTCGGAAGTTTGGGGGAATGATTTTGGCCACTACAAGTGAGTTAATGTTGGCTGGTTTAaagacaaataattaaaaaaaatataaagcttTTTATTAAATCCATTTTATATGGGACTGGCCTGGTGGCTCACTGGCACTGCAGTGCACAGCTGTACAAGAGGGACCTGgctttgattcctggctcaggtcttcTTTCTCCAGGGCTGGATGGGGCTGAGGATGGTGCGGAGGCAGCGTTCGCAGATCCTGGGTGCTAGGGTGTCCCAGTCATTATGTATCGGCGACATCTAGTGGCCATATGTAGGGTTTCTGATTGCGGAGCTCCAGAAAAAGCCTGGTGCATGGCTTCCAGCTGAGGACTGTCGCTGCAATGACAGCtgggagcagggccggtgctcccattaggcaaactaggcagtcgcctagagtgccaaaattttgggggtggcaaactCCAGCCAGTGCAAAGCCCAGAAGGGGGTGCTATTCCAGAGCCAACGCCACCAAAGACGTGCGTACTGTGCGGGAGCCACCACCGCcggtgggagggaggaggttgCATGACGGAAGGTTTGCCCAGGGTGCCAAATACTCATGCACTGGCTCTGGTTGGGAGGAGATTGAGAAACGGGAGGGAAAattcccaggtagttgtgaatgaagataAAAGATGCCAGATCTCAGCCCTGGTTCTCATTGAACTGGCTGCTCCaaaagaagcaagaggaaactgctaggtccagcccctcttctccccctccttccctcacccccaaaTTTTGCACTGTACCTCATTTGTTTCCCACCCTCATCCCTTGCCTTATTTCTTCCAGAAGACTCGTGAAGTCCACGTTGCTCCTCATCGCTCTCTTTGGCGTGCATTACATTGTCTTTGCCTTCTTCCCTGAAGACGTCAGCAGCGGCACAGTGGAAATCCGCCTGTCTTTCGAGCTAGCGCTCGGATCTTTTCAGGTACCTTTCCGTGTCGAAATCTTTGGACCTTCTGCACGTTTCGTTGTCAGCATAAATAATACTTCAAAGGTGGCGGCTTGACGTCGTAACCTTTTACGCAGCATGGCAATGGACGACACAGACAGGCCCATCCGCCTGGACCCGTGCGGTCGAGACCTGACTGATTGTGACATGCATGACTTCCAAAGCAGCCACATTGTTTAGatccttaaaaaaaatagcatcttGCTCCTGTCTTGGCTCTGTTTCATCTTTTGGTCTCGTTCCTAGAgcgtttaaaaataatttttcctaaCATATTTCATTCTTATGCTCTTACATTTTTTGGAGTAAAAGGTGTGTATATGTTTTGTTATGGCCGTAGCTCATTTTAAAAATCTCTTTCCCAGCGTCTGCTTTCTAGATGTTTATGTAATTTTCTAGTCTTGACTACATTGCCCTGGCTTATGGcatttatttgattttctttttttatgtttaaatgatCTTAAATTAACTAAAGCTCTGTattgtgtttttatatttatgaGCTGATAGcgttttatttgattttcttttactgtaatccactgagagagagaatttATGATCAATGGAATATAAGTTTAAAATTATGTATTTGTCTCTGAAGTTTTTAAAGTATTCATATGTCTTCCTTTGTGTTTTTATTAATTCTTTAACTGTTTATTGTGTTATAATCTATggattttttatatgttttatattgtttgatCTTCTTGATTTGTTGgaactttccattttttttaacactgctGATCCTCGACTTGAGCATCTCTGAAAGAAAGGCTagtaattaaattaaaatcaaaaaACAATAAGCAATACTGTTTTTAGGTTTTCCACACACACTCTTGTGTGCTGACCGCATCATGGCCTGATTGCTGAGAATGAAATTAGGCATTGAAAATGAAGATcttaataattttttcttttatcaaaaacattttttattgttcaGCCATAAATAAACTGTtctaaccccaatattttttATGCAAAGAACTTGCAGTACATAGGGAGGGTCTTTCTGCTTTACCTGCTgaaatggcctgttataaaattccctgccCGGTATGTGGTTAAAATTCACGTGCGTACGCCATGTCTACGAGTTAAAGTGACCCAGACTGAGTGGAGGCGTTC
This genomic interval carries:
- the SCTR gene encoding secretin receptor isoform X2; the encoded protein is MKKEEDLCLEFLFQEQNRSENQWQTSGHCPGTWDSGICWPPSAVGQTVSAQCPKFLQILTGNQGFVYRNCTREGWSDTFQTVEVACGYEVNDTSNEARTSYYVKLKILYTVGYGISLGALTAALVILATFRRLHCTRNYIHMHLFASFMLRAVLVFVRDGVLFSAEDIHHCSSYPAGCKLVMILFQYCIMANYSWLLVEGLYLHTLLVVSFFSERKYFWWYIALGWGFPLVFIVAWSVCRHLYEDKGCWDINMNASIWWIIRGPVIMSIFLNFIFFVRILRILIKKLRTSEVWGNDFGHYKRLVKSTLLLIALFGVHYIVFAFFPEDVSSGTVEIRLSFELALGSFQGFVVAVLYCFLNGEVQFEIQRKWRPWHLRKLFWFQQHKNSTASSGGSVLTQLTKCSPKEQRRSSAQTSSIM